Below is a genomic region from Bordetella pertussis 18323.
GCGCGAGTGTCCATGGAATTCCCCGGAGCGTGCAAAAGACCTAGTGTAGGGCACGCGGCCGCCCCCGGGGCGCCGTCGTGCGGCAGCCTTTCAGCGGCGCGCCGCCGAGGTGACCCCGGCCACCTCGCCCAGGGCATCGAGCGCCTTGTGCAGCGACTCGCCGCCGCGCACTTCCACCGTGAACACCATGTGCGCCAGCGACTGGCGGCTCTGCGTGTTCACGCCGACCACGTTGAGCCGCTGGCGCGCGAACACTTCCGAGAGGTCGCGCAGCAGGCCCGGGCGATCCTGGGCGCGCACGCTGATATCGACCGGGTAGAACGAATCGCTGGTCTTGCCCCAGGCGACCTCGATGACCCGCTCCGGCTCGCGCTCGGCCAGCGCCTTGTAACTCGGGCAATCGGCGCGATGGATCGAGACCCCGCGCCCGCGCGTCACGAAACCGGCGATCTCGTCCGGCGGCGCGGGCCGGCAGCAGCGGGCCAGCTGGGTCAGCAAGGACCCCACGCCCACCACCAGCACGCCGCTCTTGCCGCTTTTCTCGGCGCTGTCGGCGCTGCGCGCATGCGCAAGCGCGGCCGGCTCGGGTTCGGCCACGGGCGCCGGCTGCTGGAACACCGCGTCGATCTGGCGCAGGCTGAACTCGTCCTTGGCGGCGGCGACGTACAGGTCGTCGGCGCGCGCGAACCCCAGTCCCTGGGCCAATTGCTCCAGGTTGACCGCCGTCTTGCCCAGCCGCTGCAGCTCCTTCTCGACCAGCGCCTGCCCCTGGGTGATGCGCTGCTGCAGCTCGATGGCGTTGAACCACATGCGCACCTTGGCCCGCGCGCGCGGACTGGCCAGGTAGCCCAGCTGGGTATTGAGCCAGTCGCGCGACGGGCCGCCCGACTTGGCCGCGATGACTTCGACGGTCTGGCCGGTGGCCAGGCGGGTGTTCAGCGGCACCATCTGGCCGTCCACCCGCGTCCCGCGGCACCGGTGCCCCAGGTCGGTATGCAGGTGATAGGCGAAATCGACCGGCGTGGCGCCGGCCGGCAATTCGATCACCCGGGCCTGCGGCGTGAGCACATAGATACGCTGGTCGGCACGGCGCGCGGCCTCGCCCTCGTCCTCGACGTCGCTGTTCCAGGCCAGCAGCTGGCGCATCCAGGACAGCTGGCGATCGTATTCGCTGGAGGCGGCCACCTGGCCGCCGCGCGCGCCGGCCTCCTTGTAGCGCCAGTGCGCCGCCATCCCGTACTCGGCGAACTGGTGCATCTCGCGGGTACGGATCTGCACCTCGAATGCGCGCCCCTGGGCGTCGGTCACCACCGTGTGCAGCGAACGGTAGCCATTGGGCTTGGGGCGCGAGATGTAGTCGTCGAACTCCTCGGGCAGCGGCGTCCACATCTCGTGCACCAGCCCCAGCGCCGTATAGCAGGCGCGCACGTCGTCGACGATGATGCGCAGGGCCCGCAGATCGTACATCTGGCTGAAATCCAGCCCTTTCAGGCGCATCTTGTTCCAGATGCTGTAGATGTGCTTGGGCCGCCCGCTTACCTCGGCGACCACGCCGGCCCGCGCCAGCGCCTCCTGCATGCGGGCGATGGCCTCGGCGATGAAGGCTTCGCGCTCGACCCGCTTTTCCTCCAGCAGGTGCGCAATCTGCTTGTAGCGCTCGGGTTCGAGGAAGCGGAACGCCAGGTCTTCCATTTCCCACTTGAGCTGCCAGATGCCCAGGCGGTTGGCCAGCGGGGTATACAGGTCCAGCGTCTCGCGCGCGAAACCGGCCGCGCACGGCGTCTTGGTCTCGGCATGCCAGCGCAGGCTCTGCAGCCGCGACGCCAGCCGCATCAGCACGATGCGCAGGTCGGCCGCCATGGCCAGCAGCATCTTGCGCTGCATCTCCTTCTGGGAGCCGCTTTCGGCCTCGCTGTCGCTGGCATGGCGCGCCACGATGCCCAGCCGCAGCAGCGCGCGCGCGCCCTGCACCAGCCGCGCCACCTCGACCCCGAACTCGCTGGCCACCGGGTCGTTGCGCAGGGTCGGCGCGGGGGCGTTCAGGTCCGCCGGCAGCGAGGCCAGCACCGCGGCCACGCGGGTGGCCTGGTCGGTATGCAGGCTGGCCAGGATGCGCACCGCGCCGGCGGCATGGCTGGCCAGCGGCTCGCCGGTCAGCGCCTTCTGCGCCTCGAAGCGCGGCCAGGCCCAGGCCGCCGCGTGCGCCAGTTGCCGCTGGCCGGCATCGTCCAGCCCGGCGGCGGCCAACTGGCGCCAGGCATCGTCGAACGGCGTAGGCGTATCTGGTGCGGACGTGGCGGACATTGCGAACGGGACGAGCGTACTCGGGTCAATTTTTCCTACACTCTACACTAACGCCAAGAGGCATTTCCAAGGAACTCCAAGTCATGTTGCGATGGCTACGCGGCCGGGGCGCCAAGGCAGGCGAAGTGGCCGCCATGCAGGCCCGCATCCCGCCCGATCTGTGGCGGCGGACGCTGCACGCCTACCCGTTCCTGGCGGCCCTGTCCGAGGCCGAGCAGCAGGCCCTGCAGGCGCGCGCGGCATGGCTGCTGGCAAGCAAGAACATCAACGGCGCGCACGGGCTGGAAATCACCGATTTCATGCGCCTGTCGGTCGCCGCGCAGG
It encodes:
- a CDS encoding RelA/SpoT family protein, which translates into the protein MSATSAPDTPTPFDDAWRQLAAAGLDDAGQRQLAHAAAWAWPRFEAQKALTGEPLASHAAGAVRILASLHTDQATRVAAVLASLPADLNAPAPTLRNDPVASEFGVEVARLVQGARALLRLGIVARHASDSEAESGSQKEMQRKMLLAMAADLRIVLMRLASRLQSLRWHAETKTPCAAGFARETLDLYTPLANRLGIWQLKWEMEDLAFRFLEPERYKQIAHLLEEKRVEREAFIAEAIARMQEALARAGVVAEVSGRPKHIYSIWNKMRLKGLDFSQMYDLRALRIIVDDVRACYTALGLVHEMWTPLPEEFDDYISRPKPNGYRSLHTVVTDAQGRAFEVQIRTREMHQFAEYGMAAHWRYKEAGARGGQVAASSEYDRQLSWMRQLLAWNSDVEDEGEAARRADQRIYVLTPQARVIELPAGATPVDFAYHLHTDLGHRCRGTRVDGQMVPLNTRLATGQTVEVIAAKSGGPSRDWLNTQLGYLASPRARAKVRMWFNAIELQQRITQGQALVEKELQRLGKTAVNLEQLAQGLGFARADDLYVAAAKDEFSLRQIDAVFQQPAPVAEPEPAALAHARSADSAEKSGKSGVLVVGVGSLLTQLARCCRPAPPDEIAGFVTRGRGVSIHRADCPSYKALAEREPERVIEVAWGKTSDSFYPVDISVRAQDRPGLLRDLSEVFARQRLNVVGVNTQSRQSLAHMVFTVEVRGGESLHKALDALGEVAGVTSAARR